A genomic segment from uncultured Desulfuromonas sp. encodes:
- a CDS encoding acetate/propionate family kinase, protein MIILTLNCRSQTIHYHLFDYPNPIPLTQGFVEGIGTHSTNCILNGSPLLLEDHHAALDYILKNLCHPKYGVLDSLSQIRGVGHRVVHGGETYSHSVKIDAEVLHSIRKVERMAPKYNIPSRETIIAAMELLPDIDHVAIFDTAFHHTMPPKAYMYPLPYEWYEKYRVRRYGFHGSSHLYLARRAAAHLGKPVEECNLITIHLDLGISLCAIRNGCSIDTSTGMTPVEGTAQERRCGNIDPGIPGFLMDWEELSPQQIEEVLNEKSGLLGLTGGECTTRQEVLIKAAQDEPRAKFAAQIEAYRLRKFIGEYLCALGHCDAIVFSSGQGNIEADVRRRVLEGMEWFNIFLDEQKNSQPRCIHSEMKISRADSAIDLFVFPSDEARVFCEDTAMLVQNRFLPETHIAYTFDDL, encoded by the coding sequence GTGATTATCCTGACATTAAATTGTCGCAGCCAGACAATCCACTACCATCTTTTTGATTATCCCAACCCAATTCCTCTGACACAGGGGTTTGTTGAAGGGATCGGCACTCACAGTACAAACTGCATCTTAAATGGTTCTCCCCTGCTGCTGGAGGATCACCATGCCGCACTGGATTACATCCTGAAGAACCTCTGCCATCCGAAGTATGGTGTTCTGGATTCTTTAAGCCAGATTCGTGGTGTCGGTCACAGGGTTGTTCATGGCGGAGAAACTTATAGCCATTCCGTCAAGATTGACGCTGAGGTTTTGCACTCCATCCGTAAAGTAGAGCGCATGGCCCCCAAGTACAATATTCCAAGTCGCGAGACTATCATCGCCGCCATGGAATTACTGCCCGATATCGACCATGTGGCCATTTTTGATACAGCATTTCACCACACCATGCCGCCCAAAGCCTATATGTACCCCCTGCCCTACGAATGGTATGAAAAATATCGGGTGAGACGTTATGGGTTTCATGGCAGCTCACATCTGTATTTAGCCAGGCGAGCCGCCGCCCATCTGGGAAAACCGGTTGAGGAGTGTAATTTAATTACCATCCACCTGGATCTCGGTATTTCTCTATGTGCGATCCGCAACGGTTGCTCCATTGATACCAGCACGGGCATGACCCCTGTTGAAGGAACAGCGCAGGAGCGTCGCTGCGGCAATATTGATCCGGGCATTCCCGGTTTTCTCATGGATTGGGAAGAACTGAGTCCACAACAGATTGAGGAAGTTCTCAATGAAAAAAGTGGCCTGTTGGGATTAACCGGTGGAGAGTGCACCACGCGTCAGGAAGTTCTGATCAAGGCCGCTCAGGATGAACCACGGGCCAAATTCGCGGCTCAGATTGAAGCCTATCGATTACGTAAATTTATCGGTGAATACCTGTGTGCACTCGGGCACTGTGATGCGATAGTTTTCTCATCCGGTCAGGGCAATATTGAAGCGGACGTACGTCGCAGAGTGCTTGAAGGGATGGAATGGTTCAACATCTTTCTTGATGAACAAAAAAATAGTCAGCCACGCTGTATTCACAGTGAAATGAAGATCAGCCGAGCTGACTCAGCAATCGATCTGTTTGTCTTTCCCTCTGATGAAGCACGCGTTTTTTGTGAAGATACGGCGATGCTGGTTCAAAACAGGTTTCTTCCGGAAACACACATCGCCTATACCTTTGATGATTTGTAA